From a region of the Brachionichthys hirsutus isolate HB-005 chromosome 9, CSIRO-AGI_Bhir_v1, whole genome shotgun sequence genome:
- the plpp6 gene encoding polyisoprenoid diphosphate/phosphate phosphohydrolase PLPP6 — protein sequence MPSPKAKTPVRSGGSPVLGGANGRYEFMSLTKPLGRSSPPHLLHRQGSDTTAARLRASESPTRRRGSSSSTGSASGQAVPEEDGIRLNPSFVRVALSSLLAIDLWMSKSLGVCASEDASCGSVRPLMKLIEISGHGIPWLAGSAYCLYKSDSAAGQEVMLNLLMGLLLDLVLVAIVKAVVRRRRPAHNRMDMFATFSVDRYSFPSGHATRAAMCGRFLLAHLVLAAPLRVLVLLWAGLVGLSRVMLGRHNVTDVMFGFWMGYCQYNLVEMLWLSSQTLQGMLGQFA from the exons ATGCCTTCCCCGAAAGCTAAAACCCCCGTGCGCAGTGGAGGCAGCCCGGTGCTCGGAGGCGCAAACGGCCGCTACGAGTTCATGTCGCTAACGAAGCCATTGGGCCGGTCTTCCCCTCCGCACCTTCTCCACCGCCAAGGCTCCGACACCACCGCCGCTCGGCTGCGAGCCTCGGAGAGCCCGACCCGGCGCCGgggctccagctcctccacggGCTCGGCGAGCGGCCAGGCGGTGCCAGAGGAGGACGGCATCCGGCTCAACCCGTCGTTCGTCCGCGTCGCGCTCAGCTCCTTGCTCGCCATCGACCTGTGGATGTCCAAGAGCCTCGGCGTGTGCGCCTCCGAGGACGCGTCCTGCGGCAGCGTCCGCCCGCTGATGAAGCTGATCGAGATTTCGGGCCACGGCATCCCTTGGCTGGCCGGCAGCGCCTACTGCCTGTACAAGAGCGACAGCGCCGCGGGGCAGGAGGTCATGCTCAACCTGCTCATGG GCCTGCTGTTGGACCTGGTCCTGGTCGCCATTGTGAAGGCAGTCGTGCGTCGCCGGCGCCCGGCCCACAACCGTATGGATATGTTTGCCACCTTTTCCGTGGACCGCTACTCCTTTCCGTCCGGCCACGCCACCCGTGCCGCCATGTGCGGCCGCTTCCTGCTGGCTCACCTGGTGCTGGCTGCCCCgctcagggttctggtcttgcTGTGGGCTGGGCTGGTTGGACTGAGCAGGGTGATGCTGGGCAGGCACAACGTGACTGACGTGATGTTTGGCTTCTGGATGGGGTACTGCCAGTATAACCTCGTGGAGATGCTGTGGCTCTCGTCTCAAACCCTGCAAGGGATGCTGGGACAGTTTGCTTGA